A region of the Chroicocephalus ridibundus chromosome 1, bChrRid1.1, whole genome shotgun sequence genome:
TCATGTATAACCCTGTTTTAGCAACTCCTGATACAATTCTGCatacaaaatatttgtgttactgTCTATATAAAATGTACATGTGattatgtacatacacatatgtgtGCGCATGCGCTTGCCCTGTGGAGACACCCAAGAATGAATGTCTTCTACATCTTGCACTACTGCTTTTCCTCCTACCATAAGACCAGCTGCCAAGTGCTTCAGCAAGTCACAAGTCCATATGAGAAACTGCTAGATCAATGAAAAAGCAGTATCCCATTAGGCACCGAGTCGATGGGGATGTGCAGCTCTAGCTCTCTATTCGTGATCTGCTGGTAAGCATATTTGCTTACATAACTAATAAACTTAAACAAAATTTCTTTCATGCAAACACCAGATCAGTTCCGCAGTGTTTACTACTTTCACCAGTTCACTGCTTGCCAAGTGATTTATCTTCATTAACCCAAGCGCTAAAGCTTCATCTAGCAGGTCAGAATTTAAAGAGCCGCCACTCACAACATAAAACCTAATTTCGTTGCAGTTGCATCAGCTCAAAAGACATTTCACTGTTTTCCCCGATTCAAAAGCAACTCGTCACCTACCAGAAATAAATAGCTTAGGCTGTCCAAGAACGTTTGCTCACACTTTCAGTGCCTTCCAGAGTGGGAACACCAGTTTACACTGTCCCACTTTACACTGGAAGCATTTTAAGCCACCACATCGCTCCTTGACTGGTTTGCCCACACCATCATCCACTGAATCGGTATCACAAACAGTCCTCAGACCTCTGTTACCCCAATTTTCTGGTTTATACCTTAATCCCTTCAATCTAAACACTAAATCTGGATTATCAAGAATCCAGAAAGGTATGATCCTGTACCAAACAAAGCTTCTTAAATAATTCCTCTTTTCTAGAGAAGTTCCAAGTCATTTGCTGCCAGGTCAGGGATGCTTCTGAACCTCAGCCAACAAGTTGACTCCGAGATGCATACAGACTACAAATGTCCCTCTGAACCCTTTGCAAAGGCTTCCCAGTGTCCAGGGAAGTCTTATTTCCACAACAGAGCACTAAAAGAAGTAGAAtcagggctggctgcagccaaCACATCACTCACCTGTTTTACATTGTATCCTGCTTTTGCACTAGTTTCAATGAACATTACATTCAgctctttggcttttctttctccttcctcaaTGGACACTTGTCTGGGGAAGATAACACAGAATTAGGAAAAAAGCCAGACAAACACcttgaaaattaagattttcatCTTCAACCTAAGGAGGTGACAGCTCTGTTACAGTTCTGAAAGcatttcatggtttttttcctgcatacaGATGCCACACGCTGAGCACAGCTGTAGACAAGTATCACCATTTCATCGTATCAGGTGGCCTTCTGTGGCATGCCTGGCTCCCAACCTAGAACTCAGCTTTCCAGTGGAAGGGGTACATGGGCCAACTAGACTCCTCCAAATCCCTGTCCTGGAAGCTGTGCTTTTATGTCTGAACAATTATCAATCCATAGACTTTAATACCCAATAACAACTGTCAACTCACAGCCTACTAAACTATTTTAACAAAGGACCGAGCACACGTAAGGGGCTCATGTGTGCATAAACAATTCTTAATAGGATGTTATAAATCTGAAGTTAAGGGTCTATTAGTGTAGTTATTCTGAGGAAATGGGGATTTCAATCAAATCCAGAATACTTCcctttcatgcttttgttttacctttgtGGCTTTTTACTGATTAGTGTTAAGAATACCATAAATCCAGCATAAGCAGAGTACACAATGCAACAAAACATGAAGATGCACAActtccaataaaaatatttaagtttgcCAACTCTAAGCGTTTTAAAAGGGAAGATTACTTACACCTATCATTTTTATCCGAGCCAATCTATTAAGCATGAACATTTGTAATAATTTTAGCTTATTCATTCACTGATGCAGGTTGCAGTTGACACTCCATTCTCTCCTGACATCTGAACAAGTCGGTGACAGTTTCTCAACTCATTCAAAGCACCGTGCTGGAAACTTGTGCTTAATCAaatgaaagaagttttaaaattgaGATTTCTCTAGTCACTGCCATCTCCAGCATAGTTAAAACAAACCTGatcatttggggggaaaaaaaaaatgttctttttaaaatagttgtctaggagaaaacagcagcagattaagaaaagcatttgaaagatgAGTTATTCCTCCATACCTCTTATCTGCTAGATCTGTTTTATTTCCCACCAGCATAATGATGACATCACTGCCCCTTTCCGTTCTGACATCATCAATCCATTTTGTTGTTTGCTGGAACGAGTTTACATCTAACAGAGAACAGTGGAGAGGATTATCACTGCAGGTATTCTTCACAGGTCACTGGTAAATACATCTGTAAGTCTCAAATAAAAGCTTCATATTCTCTGGAATTGGCATAATAGGGTGATGAAGAATCAGCAAGCGAAACCCTAAGCCTCCCACACTGAAGTATACGAAAACTTTGGCACTAACTTAAGAAAACTTCATTACAGGTGAATTCAGAGCCAGGGAGTGAACTGAGTCCATCTATAATTTGGTTTTGACAGTGTCTAAAACAAGAAGTCTTATCACTGTGTTTTACAccagttccctttttttttttagttcaatacaaaatattttatatagagAATGGGGATTAATGTGATATTCCATTCTACACCGCTCATGACTCGTGTCCCTGCAGCAAGAGGTTCCTACTGTTTCTTTGCTTCTCATAAATACTTAATACCAGCTACACATGTTGTACAGCTTAATTTTTACTTGCTAGGTTTAGGATTTTCTCTAGGAAATATCAGGGTTATACAACATAGTAGCAACTCTTGTATCATTGAACAGCGAgttcaaaataatttccaaatcaTAAGCATAGAACCAGAAATACAAATTTAACCTAACCACAGCCACTTTTTCTTAATGATACATCCCTAAAAGCGGCAAGATAAGAATTTCAGGAAGCTACCCTGATCTAATGAGACAGTATGTTGTTTGAAAAGTTGCATTCCCTAAGAAAACCAACTTGTATAGAAGCTGCCATGGAGCTCGGCATTTACTACACAAAAAACATCTGAGTTGCCAAAGTAGTTTGCGCTActtaaaaaaggggggggattctgcagcAGTTCTTGacaagtattgattttttttaatggcttttactGCATAGTAATATATCGTATGCTAGACAGTCAAGACTTGATCACTTGCCAGCGTCTTAATTCTTCTCTTTACTACTTGGTAATACTGAATTTGCTAGGTCAGTAAAAAAATTTCGAAGTTCACAGCTAATCTATAATTTTAGCTCAAATGAAAGTGCAATTTTTAACAATTAAAGCTTTTATAGGTAAATCCCATATTCCCGCTATTATCTTCTAGTATTTATAAATCAAAGGACAAGAGAGCTTTTGCATTTGTATAGAATTAGGCCATGGCTCTCAGTCAATTCTGCTTTAAAACTCGAAGTGTCTGAAGGTTTAGTTCTCCTAAAACAACCTTTCTATTCTTTGTAAATACAGAAAGCTAGTAAGTTAGGGGTCTCTGGACTGAGGGGAGGGACAGAAGGAGAAGGGTTGAAAAAGCACTAATATTTTAGTTCACAAAAATGTACATACCTTAGTAAGAAATGAAAGAGCAATTGTTAAAGGATAAGGGCTTAGTAGTAAGTTTTACATATTGCAAAATGTGAAAGTGACTGATTCAAATGAAAATGTGATGTTAATGCATTTTCCCCCCAGCCCATGCCCagatattttttttggggggagggcaAATGGAGTGAAGCAAGCTACAGCTACCAGTGCAAAGTCTCTAATTGCAGAATTCAGATATCTATGAACATGATTCAGGTGTTTGAGACCAAAAGTCATAGGTGATATTACGATcgaaaaagcagatgaaagaggGTAAAGTGCAACAAGACCAGCCAGGACTCAAGGCTTCAGGAGAATGCAACAGAAAAGGGTTACAAAATGATGTCGTTTGTAAAACAGATCATACATTACAACAGCAGCGATCAGGTGGCTAGCTTAAAACTTGActacaataaaagaaaacataattttttccaTGCCAGAATGAAGAACAAGCAGATGACTGTGATAGGACATGCAAAGCTAGGCTAAAGGATGAAAGGGGCAGAGTATTAGAAATGCAGAATTCCCCCCACTCACTTGTGATATCATAAACAACAACTGCAACAGTGGAGTCACGAATGTAGCTAGGAATCAAGCTCCTGAACCGTTCTTGACCTGCTGTGTCCCATAATTGCAACCGTACCTAACAAAATCAgtcaaacaagcaagaaaaataagaaaaaggtcaAACCCAGTGCAATATACCTACTTGTGATATCGTAAACtactacagcagcagcagagtcaCGGATGTAACTGGGAATGAGGCTACGGAAACGTTCCTGACCCGCAGTATCCCACAGCTGCAACCTGATCTGTGGGtgggagaaaattaaaaaagccaaactgccactaaaaataaaagagtaaataaattttactgtttgaaaaaagctaaataaaaattataaactcATGCAGGAGATGACTGGGGACTGGGAGCAGCAGCATACTGTCTCCTCCTTTGCAGCAATCTCTCCCAAGCGCTAGCAGTAGCCGAACTGGTATATGTGCACCTATCTTGGctttctgctgtctttgctttttaaaaagtgttttccttccgAAAGGGGAGAAACAGAATGGCTCGGCTTTCCAACTGAGAGGACAAACAAGGCAAATGTTCACCTGCAGTTCTGCCTACACAAGGTTTTCATGCTCTGCTGCTATCCTTCCTCAGGACTCACGCGTGTAacctccagcagcctggaggaCGGTTGCTGGCGGAAGAATCTGACCACACATCATATTTCTAAAGGAAGAGCCTTCAGCTGCTGTCAGAGCCCTGGAAAAGCTACTCATGTGAATTTTTCAAGGAGTATAAAATGCTAGTTATTATCTATATTTAAGCCTTAGCCACACTGCAAAGTGGCATGCACCCAGACGAGGTTGAACGTCTCTTACCACCAAGgttctgaaagaaaaggcaagataTACTAAAAGCAACATGTATGGCAAGATGCACAAGGGCCAGTTCTGCTAtggaaaaaacaacccaccactcCAGCACTTTCAATGCAATCACATTTATTGTGGGTTTATACAATACCACCACAAGCTTATGCGGCACTGCACAATTTGCTTCTGCAAATAGCTCAGTGGCTGAATTTCTTAATTAAGAATCTGAGCTCATTTTAAACGACAGACTTGCTTTCACAGAGGGGTGGTTTCATTTCAAGAACTAGAGCTGCACCAAGCTAAGAAACAAGTATCATTTGTGGATTATTATTGAAGGCAACCTGCTTTTTAAACAAGTAATATTAAGAACTACTGAGCTAGCTATTAACTGGCAGCTTTTGACAAtttatattttctccttctgtcttgtGACATGAAAAAATGAAGGGGTTAAGCATGGTTCCCTTCACTTCTCCAAATTCCCACCATTATGCACCCCTCAAACTATGCGCATCATCTCCTTCTTCAAAGAGGATGACACCATAGCACCTTCTGCCGCTTGTAAAATGGCACTCATGAGCCCTCCAGAGATGAACCAAATGGTGATTTCCCGTTTCCCCAAACAGAGAAAGGAGCTTTTTCCACAGCACTTGTCAGTCTGGAAGCAGCTGGCAGATGAAGGCTCAGCCTGTACTTCCAAGTGATCTCAGAACTGTGGGCTGCACAATTACAACAGATGCTGATCCTCGTTCCTACTGTACAGAGAGAAGCGCAACAAAAATCTTACTCACTGTTCGATCCTCCAAATACATGGTTTTCGATAAGAAGTCAATGCCAATTgttgcctgtaaaaaaaaaaaaaaagaaaaaaacaacagctctTAAATGAAATGTCAGAACTGTAGTGATTTTCAGGGGAGTGAGAATTACTGCTGCATCAGAATTCAGCACCTGCAGtggatctgaaagaaaaatatgtcgGTTGTCTTACTTTCAGGATGTAACTCTACCTCTAAGATTCAACAGGCAGTTTCCTTAATATCCATAAGCAGAACAGTATCTTAAAGCACAAAAAGTTGTTAACCTTAACTTCAGTTTATGCATATCAACAGTTTAATCCATACAGTCATAAGAGTATCAGCAAGGATTTTTACGCACATGACCTAAGTTACTGTGCATTAGCTGAACCTGGATATCTGGGCACGCTGACAGCCAAATATCTTAATGTATCTTAACTTTAAGCCTTTTTCATTAAAGCTAAGGTGGACATCTTCACATCTGCTGCAACACAAGAGCATGCACGCACGTGGCCCCCAACAATTCCTAAAGGTCAGTTAACACTAAGCTCACTGCAGCATAACTGCATCCAAGTTTCTAGACGCTAGTGGGAGCTTCGCATAGAACATCCTTAGATGTGTTTAAGAGAAAGAGCAAAGCACTACTAAGCGCTATCAAGAGCTGCTTCTTAAATACATGATCTTCACCCCATTTTTCAAGGCTGCAGTGAAGGCGAATCCAAGCTCTAGGAGTTCGTTTGCAGCAGGGGTACGACCGAGCTGACCTGTTGGGGCTATAAGGCTGCCCTGGCTTCAGCAGGACACTGAGCATCTCAGGCAGCTGCAGCGCTCAGCAACATCAATAGAGCCTGGAAAACATTCCAAAGAaattcatttcaaaagaaaaaaaaaaaaaaagaaaaacacacatgaGATAAGAGGTAGCACTCTCAGCTAGGGCAAAGAGGCTTGATACaacctcttccctgctctcccacaCTGAAGCAGGTATTTTTAATGGAGAGTCTATTTTACCGAATATGCTCCATATTGTTAGACTGCTATTATGCCCTCACTATATATCCCCATAATTAATTCCTTGTATTCTGCCAGATATTTTACATGGTAGGAACAAAGAATAGAGCCAGCCAGCCTGCTTGTGAGCAATACATGAAAACCAGCTGCAaatgaataagtaaaaaaaaaaaaagcagaactgaacaATCCAAACTGAATTTCCATTTGGAACTAAATATAACACATCTGAAAACAACCTTTCCTGGCTGGATCAGGACAGCAGATTCGGAGTAGCAGAGATGgataggggaaaaataaatagcaatggATCCCAAGATGGCTACCCAGTGATTTTTCACCTGTCGTCAGGAACTGTGACATTACCAGTTCAGAGAGATGCTACTGAAACAGTCAGGCGGATATGAGAAGCCTCAAAAGACTAATGCAACAACATGAGtcccttctgcttttgttttccattgttttgGCAGAGGGTACTCCTCGGAAGATTGCCTCAAAGATGCTTCTATTTTCCCTCGTGTCTATTTGATTTCACTTTACAGAAGAAAAGCTACAAACCCCCTAAGATCTTACACCACATATACAAGTCCGGATTCCATTCTGGCTGACAAACTGCTCGGGACTCAGATTTTCTCTGCTCTCAGTAGGAGCTGGAATATCAGCTGCAAAGCCCGAAAACCTGCCTCAGCCTGTACTTCATGCCATCCCTCCCACTCAGCTGTGCAGCAGCAAGAGCTCTGAAGCTCCCGAACTGC
Encoded here:
- the RAB6A gene encoding ras-related protein Rab-6A isoform X3 — encoded protein: MSAGGDFGNPLRKFKLVFLGEQSVGKTSLITRFMYDSFDNTYQATIGIDFLSKTMYLEDRTIRLQLWDTAGQERFRSLIPSYIRDSAAAVVVYDITSRYIVRLQLWDTAGQERFRSLIPSYIRDSTVAVVVYDITNVNSFQQTTKWIDDVRTERGSDVIIMLVGNKTDLADKRQVSIEEGERKAKELNVMFIETSAKAGYNVKQLFRRVAAALPGMESTQDKSREDMIDIKLEKPQEQPVSEGGCSC
- the RAB6A gene encoding ras-related protein Rab-6A isoform X2 gives rise to the protein MSAGGDFGNPLRKFKLVFLGEQSVGKTSLITRFMYDSFDNTYQATIGIDFLSKTMYLEDRTIRLQLWDTAGQERFRSLIPSYIRDSAAAVVVYDITNVNSFQQTTKWIDDVRTERGSDVIIMLVGNKTDLADKRQVSIEEGERKAKELNVMFIETSAKAGYNVKQLFRRVAAALPGMESTQDKSREDMIDIKLEKPQEQPVSEGGCSC
- the RAB6A gene encoding ras-related protein Rab-6A isoform X1, which encodes MSAGGDFGNPLRKFKLVFLGEQSVGKTSLITRFMYDSFDNTYQATIGIDFLSKTMYLEDRTVRLQLWDTAGQERFRSLIPSYIRDSTVAVVVYDITNVNSFQQTTKWIDDVRTERGSDVIIMLVGNKTDLADKRQVSIEEGERKAKELNVMFIETSAKAGYNVKQLFRRVAAALPGMESTQDKSREDMIDIKLEKPQEQPVSEGGCSC